Proteins encoded by one window of Synechococcus sp. MVIR-18-1:
- a CDS encoding AAA family ATPase, whose product MVEDLFSHHGNQLRRRQAPLADRLRPKSLEEFEGQNAILAEGRLLRRAITADRVGNLILHGPPGVGKTTLARIIATHTRAQFSSLNAVLAGVKDLREQVDAAKKRLENHGLRTILFIDEVHRFNSAQQDALLPWVENGTLTLIGATTENPYFEVNKALVSRSRLFRLQSLEANDLRQLLHRALHDKERGYGNRSITITPDAEAHMVDVANGDARSLLNALELAVESSTPSDPEATIEIDLTIAEESIQERAVLYDKQGDAHFDTISAFIKSLRGSDADAALFWLARMLEAGENPRFIFRRMLISAGEDIGLADPQAVVVVEACAAAFERIGLPEGLYPLAQAALYLACAEKSNSTMGLFEAIRLVRSTQNQNVPSHLRDAHRDGEAFGDGKGYRYPHAYKEHWIAQNYLPDALQGEVFWTPSKQGWEGERRGRMLERRAAQLAVAAEVAQTHPLLLSSGPDLPEMERWLHRQLAQNDERLQDLQQRLWTAATFQRTDRVLVLGGRSLLWALGPLNAVQEGSVTILCSSAEERARLEAQVDLLDPLHRPNLLTGGFKALQGLPQDWQFEVVGGRFSSDDRAWIESPPFWQQLQWKLSPGAQLHVLLSQTAIGPAAALSEQCPGFSEVLSELIEKEQQWLLTQQLDQLVRQQLENLSTAVTTEQWQESLSLPIDERLLKRWLGEDRPYRSLINRCCQPEKVLSTLQQLLQAKRGGQLPQPLIHQRLDCTMLSS is encoded by the coding sequence TTGGTTGAAGATCTATTCAGCCACCACGGCAACCAGCTAAGACGACGTCAGGCGCCCTTGGCTGACCGTTTAAGGCCCAAATCACTCGAAGAATTTGAGGGCCAAAACGCGATCCTCGCCGAAGGCCGTTTGCTGCGCCGGGCGATCACCGCTGACCGTGTGGGCAATCTGATCCTGCACGGACCGCCTGGCGTCGGAAAAACAACCCTTGCCAGAATCATTGCCACCCACACCCGTGCGCAGTTCAGCAGCCTGAATGCTGTTCTGGCCGGCGTGAAGGACCTTCGTGAGCAAGTGGACGCCGCCAAGAAGCGATTGGAGAACCATGGCTTGAGAACCATCCTGTTCATTGATGAGGTCCATCGCTTCAACAGTGCTCAACAGGATGCGCTGCTCCCTTGGGTCGAAAACGGCACTCTCACCTTGATCGGTGCCACCACTGAGAACCCTTACTTCGAAGTCAACAAAGCCCTCGTGAGTCGTTCACGCCTGTTTCGACTGCAGAGCCTCGAAGCCAACGATCTACGTCAATTGCTCCATCGAGCCCTTCACGACAAAGAACGGGGCTATGGCAATCGTTCGATCACGATCACTCCCGATGCCGAAGCCCACATGGTGGATGTGGCCAACGGTGACGCGCGCAGCCTTCTCAATGCCCTCGAGCTGGCGGTGGAAAGCTCAACGCCTTCCGATCCAGAGGCCACGATTGAGATCGATTTGACCATCGCCGAGGAGTCGATTCAAGAGCGAGCTGTGCTCTACGACAAACAGGGAGATGCCCACTTCGACACGATTAGCGCTTTCATCAAATCCCTTCGGGGCTCCGATGCAGACGCAGCCCTGTTTTGGCTGGCGCGAATGTTGGAAGCAGGGGAAAACCCAAGGTTCATCTTTCGACGGATGTTGATTTCAGCGGGAGAGGACATCGGGCTAGCCGACCCCCAGGCTGTGGTCGTCGTGGAAGCCTGTGCAGCAGCCTTCGAACGCATTGGCCTGCCAGAGGGGCTTTATCCGCTTGCCCAGGCAGCCCTTTACCTCGCCTGCGCCGAAAAAAGCAACAGCACGATGGGACTGTTCGAAGCCATCCGCCTTGTGCGCAGTACACAGAACCAAAATGTGCCAAGCCACCTCCGCGATGCCCATCGCGATGGTGAAGCCTTCGGAGACGGAAAGGGATATCGCTACCCCCACGCCTACAAAGAGCATTGGATCGCACAGAATTACCTTCCCGATGCGCTGCAGGGAGAGGTCTTTTGGACACCGAGCAAGCAGGGGTGGGAGGGGGAACGGCGAGGAAGGATGCTCGAACGTCGGGCTGCTCAGCTCGCCGTCGCAGCAGAGGTGGCCCAAACGCACCCCCTACTCCTCAGTAGTGGTCCAGACCTGCCTGAGATGGAGCGCTGGCTGCATCGACAGCTCGCCCAAAACGATGAGCGTTTGCAAGATCTGCAGCAGCGACTCTGGACCGCAGCGACCTTTCAACGCACCGACAGGGTGCTGGTGCTCGGGGGACGATCCCTGCTCTGGGCCCTGGGTCCCCTGAATGCGGTGCAGGAGGGGAGCGTCACAATCTTGTGCAGCAGCGCTGAAGAACGCGCCCGACTTGAAGCACAGGTGGATCTATTGGATCCACTTCATCGTCCCAACCTCCTCACAGGAGGGTTCAAGGCGTTGCAGGGGCTTCCTCAAGACTGGCAATTCGAAGTTGTGGGAGGTCGATTCAGCAGTGATGATCGCGCTTGGATCGAATCGCCACCGTTTTGGCAGCAACTCCAATGGAAGCTGTCACCTGGCGCTCAGCTCCACGTCCTACTCAGCCAAACAGCCATCGGTCCAGCGGCAGCGCTCTCAGAGCAATGCCCTGGGTTCAGTGAAGTCCTGTCGGAACTCATCGAAAAGGAACAGCAGTGGCTTCTAACCCAGCAGCTTGATCAGCTCGTCCGGCAGCAGCTCGAAAACCTCTCAACCGCAGTCACCACAGAGCAGTGGCAGGAATCTCTATCACTCCCAATAGACGAACGCCTGTTGAAACGCTGGCTGGGAGAGGACCGTCCTTATCGATCTCTGATCAATCGCTGCTGCCAGCCAGAAAAAGTGCTCAGCACACTGCAGCAGCTCTTGCAAGCGAAACGGGGAGGGCAACTTCCACAGCCCCTGATTCATCAGCGGCTTGACTGCACGATGTTGTCCTCGTAG
- a CDS encoding type III pantothenate kinase, whose product MASSEDLPSRCLLIGNSRWHWAEQRGASHWTYQHEAASPEGLDAASDLLAWAAVGPIPSHSSLQSSRRLKLSEIPLQGIPSWLGIDRALAGWGAWRANHNRVGVLVVDAGTVLSLTRISANGSFAGGLLAAGYGLQLRAMAEATAGLKATSPLVQEPEELEPFPFETQAAMRSGAQQSLVGLIRQAHAQSPWEIWLCGGDAPQLLPKLQEQLGVEVIHSPNLVMEAMVELIS is encoded by the coding sequence ATGGCATCTAGCGAGGACCTTCCATCCCGTTGCTTGTTGATTGGGAACAGCCGCTGGCACTGGGCAGAGCAGAGGGGGGCTTCTCACTGGACCTATCAGCATGAGGCCGCGTCCCCTGAGGGATTGGATGCAGCGAGCGATCTCCTCGCCTGGGCGGCTGTGGGACCAATCCCAAGCCATTCTTCTCTGCAGTCCAGCCGACGCTTGAAGCTCAGTGAAATCCCTCTTCAGGGGATTCCCTCTTGGTTAGGGATCGATCGAGCGCTCGCCGGATGGGGGGCTTGGCGTGCCAATCACAATCGTGTGGGCGTGCTGGTGGTGGATGCAGGCACGGTTCTCAGTCTGACCAGAATTTCGGCGAATGGCTCGTTCGCTGGTGGGTTGTTGGCGGCTGGATATGGCCTGCAGTTGCGTGCGATGGCTGAGGCCACCGCGGGTCTCAAAGCGACCTCGCCCTTGGTTCAAGAACCAGAAGAGCTGGAGCCTTTCCCTTTCGAGACGCAGGCAGCGATGCGCTCTGGAGCACAACAAAGTTTGGTGGGCCTCATCCGTCAAGCGCATGCCCAAAGCCCCTGGGAGATTTGGCTATGTGGAGGAGATGCCCCCCAATTGCTCCCGAAACTTCAAGAGCAATTGGGTGTTGAAGTGATTCATTCACCGAATTTGGTGATGGAGGCGATGGTCGAGCTGATCAGCTGA
- a CDS encoding thymidylate synthase, producing MRSLPTAVAALLLGGLGLIATRQTQVFSPGDVGLPMDARLVEQLDDQEATLNQRRQAETLLRAFVRGQLASFYWGQFASSLIDLGLSSDETMDVRVETQASSTRLWLTPKRGSESYVAIVHFNGSKLVRVQCRGLPPASTEQMAAVCPEGWRAFEIPEL from the coding sequence ATGCGATCTTTGCCCACGGCGGTGGCCGCCTTGCTATTAGGGGGCCTTGGCCTGATCGCGACCCGTCAAACGCAGGTGTTCTCTCCAGGAGATGTAGGTCTCCCAATGGATGCGCGTCTTGTTGAGCAGCTCGATGATCAAGAGGCAACCTTGAATCAACGTCGCCAAGCCGAAACCTTGCTTAGGGCGTTCGTTCGCGGCCAGCTCGCCAGCTTCTACTGGGGACAATTTGCGTCATCACTGATTGATCTCGGTTTGAGCAGCGATGAAACCATGGACGTCAGAGTTGAAACGCAAGCCAGCAGTACGCGCCTCTGGCTAACTCCCAAGCGCGGGAGTGAAAGCTACGTTGCGATCGTTCATTTCAATGGCTCCAAGCTTGTGCGCGTTCAGTGTCGAGGCCTACCCCCTGCTTCCACTGAGCAGATGGCTGCGGTTTGCCCCGAAGGATGGAGGGCGTTTGAGATCCCAGAGCTCTGA
- a CDS encoding phosphoadenylyl-sulfate reductase, producing MTPCPSALEDGEMRDVSTSKNQPVVAAGPKADAGDLQEARQQLEPLDARARLLWAHEQFGSGFALTTSFGIQSSVLLHLLSGMDRGRDIPVIWVDTGYLPPETYRYAEDLCQRFDLNLHIAQSSSSAARMEALHGRLWESGVVEDMELYLKIRKVEPLEAAMHRLQVSCWASGVRRAQTDTRRTMTSLDPIRGRMSLRPLLEWTSRDVFYYMQENDLPQHPLFEKGYSTVGDWHSSGPDGLEASGRDTRFAGLKQECGIHVPGVMGDGI from the coding sequence ATGACACCATGCCCCTCGGCGTTGGAAGATGGAGAGATGAGGGATGTCTCTACCTCCAAGAATCAACCTGTCGTTGCCGCTGGCCCCAAGGCTGATGCGGGAGACCTTCAAGAGGCCCGTCAGCAGCTTGAGCCGTTGGATGCGCGTGCAAGGTTGCTGTGGGCTCATGAGCAATTTGGGTCGGGTTTTGCCTTGACCACGAGCTTCGGAATCCAATCCTCTGTGTTGCTCCACCTGTTGAGCGGGATGGATCGAGGCCGAGATATTCCGGTGATCTGGGTTGATACCGGCTATCTCCCCCCCGAGACCTATCGCTACGCCGAGGATCTTTGCCAGCGCTTTGATCTGAATCTCCACATCGCACAGTCCTCCTCATCTGCAGCGCGGATGGAGGCGCTCCATGGCCGCCTCTGGGAATCAGGTGTGGTTGAGGATATGGAGCTCTACCTCAAAATCCGCAAGGTGGAGCCACTCGAAGCAGCGATGCATCGTCTGCAGGTGTCCTGTTGGGCGAGTGGTGTGCGCCGTGCGCAGACGGATACACGTAGGACCATGACTTCCCTCGATCCCATTCGCGGGCGCATGTCTCTGAGGCCGCTGTTGGAGTGGACCTCAAGAGATGTTTTCTATTACATGCAGGAGAATGACCTCCCCCAACACCCCTTATTTGAGAAGGGGTATTCCACAGTTGGGGATTGGCATTCCAGTGGCCCGGATGGGCTAGAGGCGTCGGGACGAGATACCCGCTTTGCTGGCCTTAAGCAGGAATGTGGCATCCACGTGCCGGGTGTTATGGGTGATGGCATCTAG
- a CDS encoding alpha/beta hydrolase, whose protein sequence is MSISPSSVFTRLAAGVLAAASLTTLAVSAEAAKHPVRWKTGGAVWSTNSSAFKTFFADGEITDRGLQGGINNSGWTAEEIQEGMTRSYEVDLVGVSRFLYSSDGVAFLEDQTKSYYPYWMKQKTAVVALRSAIILDAADGQISSAGILNALPVDFALADNGASDGSQNVCKDGLDGAQATSLMSWYVFLPACVQAKQILPAAPAPRAAAPMAAPVRGLW, encoded by the coding sequence ATGTCTATATCTCCATCGTCCGTGTTCACACGTCTTGCTGCTGGCGTTCTTGCCGCCGCTTCTCTCACAACTCTGGCTGTTTCAGCCGAAGCCGCCAAGCACCCTGTGCGCTGGAAAACCGGTGGTGCTGTTTGGTCCACCAATTCTTCAGCCTTCAAAACCTTCTTCGCTGACGGTGAAATCACCGATCGCGGCCTCCAAGGTGGAATCAACAACTCCGGTTGGACTGCAGAAGAAATCCAAGAGGGCATGACTCGCTCCTACGAGGTTGACCTCGTTGGCGTTTCACGCTTCCTGTATTCCAGCGATGGCGTTGCATTCTTGGAAGATCAGACCAAGAGCTACTACCCCTACTGGATGAAGCAAAAGACAGCCGTTGTTGCTCTTCGCTCCGCCATCATCCTTGATGCTGCTGACGGCCAGATCTCTTCTGCCGGCATCCTGAATGCTCTCCCCGTTGATTTCGCTCTGGCTGACAACGGTGCATCTGATGGCTCCCAGAACGTCTGTAAGGACGGTCTTGATGGCGCCCAGGCCACTTCACTGATGTCTTGGTACGTCTTCCTGCCCGCTTGTGTGCAAGCCAAGCAGATCCTTCCTGCTGCTCCCGCTCCTCGCGCTGCTGCTCCTATGGCAGCTCCAGTTCGCGGCCTCTGGTGA
- the bcp gene encoding thioredoxin-dependent thiol peroxidase, with translation MTLQIGDLAPDFTLPDQNGEPVQLSSLRGQRVVIYFYPKDATPGCTKEACNFRDRWSSFKEHGILVLGISKDNASSHTRFIAKQDLPFTLLSDEEPCPVASSFESYGLKKFMGRESIGMMRHTFVVDAEGRLELIYRKVKSDSMADQILNDLGIS, from the coding sequence ATGACTTTGCAGATCGGCGATCTCGCGCCTGATTTCACACTTCCTGACCAAAACGGAGAGCCCGTGCAGCTGTCCTCCTTGCGGGGGCAGCGCGTGGTGATCTATTTCTATCCCAAAGACGCCACCCCTGGTTGCACGAAAGAGGCCTGCAACTTTCGAGATCGCTGGTCGTCCTTTAAGGAGCATGGAATTCTCGTCTTAGGGATCAGCAAGGACAACGCCTCATCCCATACGCGCTTTATCGCCAAACAGGACTTGCCCTTCACGCTGTTGAGTGATGAGGAGCCTTGCCCCGTTGCCAGCAGCTTTGAGAGTTACGGCCTGAAAAAGTTCATGGGTCGCGAATCCATCGGAATGATGCGACACACCTTCGTCGTCGACGCAGAAGGACGGTTGGAATTGATCTACCGAAAAGTGAAATCTGATTCGATGGCCGATCAAATCCTCAATGACTTAGGGATCAGCTGA
- a CDS encoding efflux RND transporter periplasmic adaptor subunit → MLRFRPLLPVLLTAISVSACGGSDEKTPALPVQQVSVLEAPFTDDIDTVSTLEANALVELAAQTSGRVTELKVSQGDRIEAGQLLVVLDQVQARAALAEQRARAATAKVDWEREEFLANAGAASLRQRDSYRLKYIAAVEKVKALEAELSYSNLLSPTAGTVANVQVKVGDVVQQNQPFTSVVQNNILEAKVEVPAVYGDRLAIGQPVILSVPGTVKPLATSQIESIDPQVNPQTQGLLVKALFKNADGKLRSGQRLRTRVQLKSGQQISVPFAAVTQTSGQSFVFRVGTFSDLKANPGKADIERIGKGIERGKLPENALFALQTPVNIGEVQNNRYPVIKGLKLNQKVITSNLLNLKHGMPIQVKTQRTGSQPAAAKN, encoded by the coding sequence GTGCTGCGTTTTCGTCCACTGCTGCCTGTGCTCTTAACAGCCATTTCCGTTAGTGCTTGTGGAGGCTCTGATGAAAAGACGCCCGCACTGCCGGTCCAGCAAGTATCTGTCCTTGAAGCTCCATTTACTGACGATATTGATACGGTGAGCACGCTCGAGGCCAATGCGTTGGTTGAGCTGGCCGCGCAAACATCAGGTCGTGTCACTGAGCTCAAGGTGTCTCAAGGCGATCGTATTGAGGCGGGGCAGTTGCTCGTCGTATTGGATCAAGTTCAAGCACGGGCGGCCTTGGCGGAACAACGGGCGAGAGCGGCAACAGCCAAAGTGGATTGGGAGCGCGAAGAATTTCTCGCAAATGCTGGAGCTGCTTCGCTGCGTCAGCGCGACTCTTACCGCTTGAAATACATTGCGGCGGTTGAAAAAGTTAAAGCTCTAGAAGCAGAGCTCAGCTACAGCAATTTGCTCTCACCAACCGCAGGGACCGTGGCAAATGTTCAGGTGAAGGTTGGTGATGTGGTGCAACAAAATCAGCCCTTCACCAGTGTGGTGCAAAATAATATTCTCGAGGCGAAGGTTGAAGTCCCGGCGGTCTATGGCGATCGTCTCGCCATCGGTCAACCCGTCATTTTGAGCGTGCCTGGCACGGTTAAGCCCTTAGCGACGAGTCAGATCGAGTCGATTGATCCGCAAGTGAATCCTCAAACCCAGGGCCTCTTGGTGAAGGCTTTATTTAAAAATGCTGATGGCAAACTGCGGAGTGGTCAACGTCTTCGGACCAGAGTTCAATTGAAATCAGGTCAACAGATCTCAGTTCCATTCGCGGCCGTAACGCAAACTTCTGGGCAAAGCTTTGTCTTTCGTGTTGGTACCTTCTCCGACTTAAAGGCAAATCCAGGCAAGGCTGATATCGAACGGATTGGTAAAGGTATCGAAAGGGGTAAATTGCCAGAAAATGCTCTATTTGCGCTTCAGACACCGGTCAATATTGGTGAGGTTCAGAACAATCGTTATCCGGTTATAAAAGGGTTGAAGCTCAATCAGAAGGTGATTACAAGTAATCTCCTCAATCTCAAGCATGGAATGCCGATTCAGGTGAAAACACAGCGCACGGGGTCACAACCTGCTGCAGCTAAAAACTGA
- a CDS encoding 4'-phosphopantetheinyl transferase superfamily protein — translation MWLGPASPTDPCVSDQEQAWACNLSQTRQRRFLGSRSWMRSCLSDLWGVPAQDIPLHAPPGKPPALHSGWGFVSLSHSKGSALMAWSSAPVGVDLERLDRPFSSDALMNRYYASSEQRRLRSLPKHAFHQAVLEHWLIKEAAIKWQQGSLAQDLTHWVVAADGLSASHQCRAVQVAARCRQLGPWGMAIVSACEQNLIGATVCLG, via the coding sequence ATGTGGCTCGGGCCGGCTTCCCCAACAGATCCTTGCGTGTCGGATCAGGAACAAGCCTGGGCCTGCAACTTGAGCCAGACCCGTCAGAGGCGCTTCCTTGGCTCCCGTTCCTGGATGCGTTCCTGCCTGAGTGATTTGTGGGGAGTGCCGGCGCAGGACATTCCTCTGCATGCTCCTCCGGGCAAGCCTCCAGCTCTGCACTCAGGTTGGGGATTTGTCAGCCTCAGCCATAGCAAGGGTTCTGCGTTGATGGCCTGGTCTTCTGCTCCCGTCGGGGTTGATTTAGAGCGGTTGGATCGTCCGTTTTCTTCTGACGCTCTGATGAACCGTTACTACGCATCGAGCGAGCAGCGTCGTCTTAGAAGTCTTCCTAAGCACGCGTTTCACCAGGCTGTTTTGGAGCACTGGCTGATCAAGGAAGCTGCGATTAAGTGGCAACAGGGATCATTGGCTCAGGATCTGACGCACTGGGTTGTGGCGGCCGATGGGCTGAGTGCAAGCCACCAGTGCAGAGCTGTTCAGGTGGCTGCGCGCTGTCGCCAACTAGGGCCATGGGGCATGGCGATCGTGTCAGCTTGCGAACAGAACTTGATTGGAGCAACGGTCTGCTTAGGTTGA
- a CDS encoding efflux RND transporter permease subunit, with protein MSASNNFIARPVLSTVCSLLIVIVGLIAIPILPIENLPDIAPPTVKVQATYVGADAVSVEQGVTTVLEQQINGVENMDFITSNSSSDGVSSISVSFDSGTDGNINQVNVQNRVSLAEPQLPEEVRKAGVTVNKASNSTLLVYNIVNSDPSKTEYSVETISGYLDKNLTDNIKRVPGVGEVTYFGNRKVAFRLWLDPEKLAANSLTSTDVVQQLQSQNRLVPAGKIGGSPAPKGQQYTFTVQLQGRLTTESEFENIVLKTTDAGGLIKLKDVGRVSLGGEAYGVDAMDLKGTPSVGVAVYQLSGSNAIQVSNGVKEVIEKFEQTLPVGLDTQVIYDTTDFINQSIKGVTNSLRDAVILVVLILFLFLQNWKATLVPAIAIPVALIGTFALVLAFGFSLNQLTLFGLVLATGLVVDDAITVVEDTSAKKAEGMTSVQAAMATMDELFSAVIATSLVKMAVFLPVLFFPGATGTIYKQFAATILFSIGISTFNALTFSPMLAALLLEKDTKQLSKQQYATAGVFLGFAYGLLSAGDGAALVLVPVIVGALVGFVAMKLTSIPLRMPGAVGGAVVGLILVGVTNLIPVILFTGIGLVVGWFVPQIFIHFNRFYSGFEKRYSKVLDQVLKARPIVMAALAAGILLTGFAFTRIPGGFVPIEDQGYAIGFVQAPDGVSNETTLAINRKVAAVLRSEDDISAAALFSGASLDGNAPNKGLFFFGTKHWDERQGSDHSVAAIVERLNKKLLMSIDGARVFVVEPPSIPGYGAGGGFEFQLLDQSSGAYGLNQFFASAGQIMQAGNANPLLNRVYTLFSPESPQIEIKVNREKMASLGVDFGSAMQSFSVNFGGAYVNDTFQEGKVRRVYVQADDVNRATPEQLSAVYVNSMKGEQIPLSEFFTVKSTSGPSVIPHFNLYRSIKIDGTPAVGKSSGQAITAMKTIFKDANLQGLGFDWTGISREEVKAGSLAVVIFALGILAVFLVLSAQYESYSDPIIILLTVPTALLGALVFLGAAGQVLNIYAQVGLVMLIGLAGGNAILIVDLANQKMGEGISALEAARFAAQSRLRPILMTAISSLTGFLPLMLASGAGAQSQSSLGLVVFGGLLVATFLSTLVVPVFYVVMKTLLGQADAKPAADPQLS; from the coding sequence ATGTCTGCATCGAATAATTTTATTGCGCGACCGGTTCTTAGTACCGTTTGCAGCCTTTTGATTGTGATCGTGGGATTGATTGCAATTCCAATCCTCCCGATTGAGAATCTTCCCGACATTGCCCCTCCAACGGTCAAAGTACAGGCTACTTATGTAGGAGCTGATGCCGTTTCGGTTGAGCAGGGTGTGACCACTGTTCTTGAACAGCAGATTAATGGTGTGGAGAATATGGATTTCATTACCTCCAACAGCTCGTCTGATGGTGTAAGTTCTATTTCTGTTTCCTTTGACAGCGGAACTGACGGTAATATTAACCAGGTTAATGTTCAAAATAGAGTCTCTCTAGCCGAACCCCAGCTTCCTGAGGAGGTTCGCAAGGCCGGCGTCACGGTTAATAAGGCTTCGAACTCTACCTTGCTTGTTTATAATATTGTCAACAGTGATCCTTCTAAAACTGAATACAGTGTTGAAACGATTAGTGGCTATTTAGATAAAAATCTAACTGATAATATCAAGCGCGTCCCTGGTGTTGGAGAAGTTACCTATTTTGGCAACCGTAAGGTTGCTTTCAGGTTATGGCTCGATCCGGAAAAGCTCGCGGCAAATAGTCTTACGTCAACTGATGTTGTTCAGCAACTTCAGAGTCAAAACCGACTAGTCCCCGCGGGCAAGATCGGAGGTTCTCCTGCTCCTAAAGGTCAGCAATATACATTTACCGTGCAATTGCAAGGTCGTTTGACCACGGAATCCGAGTTTGAAAATATTGTTTTAAAAACCACCGACGCTGGTGGCTTGATCAAGCTCAAGGACGTTGGTCGCGTGAGCCTGGGTGGAGAGGCCTATGGGGTCGACGCAATGGATCTCAAGGGCACACCTTCTGTTGGCGTTGCTGTTTATCAGTTGTCTGGTAGTAACGCCATTCAAGTGTCTAACGGCGTGAAGGAGGTGATCGAGAAATTTGAACAGACGCTTCCTGTTGGCCTTGATACCCAGGTTATTTACGACACCACTGATTTCATCAACCAATCAATCAAGGGCGTAACCAATTCTCTGCGGGACGCAGTGATTCTCGTGGTCTTGATTCTGTTCTTATTCCTTCAGAACTGGAAAGCAACTCTTGTCCCGGCCATTGCCATTCCTGTGGCCTTGATTGGCACGTTCGCTCTTGTGCTCGCCTTCGGCTTCTCCCTTAATCAGCTCACCTTGTTTGGCCTTGTTCTGGCAACAGGTTTAGTTGTTGATGATGCGATCACGGTGGTCGAAGACACCTCAGCAAAAAAAGCAGAAGGGATGACATCGGTTCAGGCGGCGATGGCCACCATGGATGAACTCTTTAGCGCTGTGATTGCAACATCACTGGTGAAGATGGCTGTTTTCCTTCCTGTGTTGTTTTTCCCCGGAGCAACAGGAACGATTTATAAACAGTTTGCTGCCACGATTCTGTTCTCGATCGGGATCTCCACCTTCAATGCCCTGACGTTCTCGCCAATGCTCGCTGCCCTTCTTCTGGAGAAGGACACAAAACAGCTGAGCAAACAGCAATACGCCACTGCTGGTGTGTTTCTTGGATTTGCTTACGGCCTTTTGAGTGCGGGAGATGGTGCCGCGTTGGTGCTGGTCCCTGTGATTGTTGGAGCGTTGGTTGGCTTCGTTGCGATGAAGCTCACCTCGATTCCATTGCGGATGCCTGGAGCCGTAGGTGGTGCGGTTGTTGGATTGATTCTCGTTGGTGTGACCAATCTCATCCCTGTGATCTTGTTCACGGGAATCGGTCTTGTTGTGGGCTGGTTTGTTCCTCAGATCTTCATTCACTTCAATCGCTTTTACTCAGGCTTTGAAAAGCGCTATTCGAAAGTTCTTGATCAGGTGCTTAAAGCTCGCCCGATCGTGATGGCGGCCCTTGCTGCTGGAATCCTGCTCACTGGTTTTGCATTCACACGCATCCCCGGAGGATTTGTTCCGATTGAAGATCAGGGTTATGCCATCGGTTTCGTGCAGGCTCCCGATGGTGTTTCGAACGAGACGACCCTTGCGATCAACCGAAAAGTCGCTGCGGTTTTGCGATCTGAGGATGATATTTCTGCTGCAGCCTTATTCAGTGGGGCCAGCTTGGATGGAAATGCTCCAAACAAAGGCTTGTTCTTCTTTGGAACAAAGCATTGGGATGAGCGGCAAGGAAGTGATCACTCTGTAGCGGCGATTGTTGAACGCTTGAACAAAAAACTGTTGATGTCGATTGATGGTGCTCGGGTGTTTGTGGTGGAGCCCCCCTCGATTCCTGGTTATGGCGCTGGTGGTGGCTTTGAATTCCAGTTGTTGGATCAAAGCAGTGGCGCCTATGGATTGAACCAATTCTTTGCTTCTGCCGGTCAGATCATGCAGGCGGGCAACGCTAATCCATTGCTGAACCGTGTCTATACCTTGTTTTCACCAGAGTCACCTCAGATTGAGATCAAGGTAAATCGCGAAAAGATGGCTTCCTTAGGAGTTGATTTTGGCTCCGCCATGCAATCCTTTAGCGTCAATTTTGGTGGGGCGTATGTGAATGACACGTTCCAGGAGGGCAAGGTTCGACGTGTCTACGTGCAGGCTGATGATGTCAACCGGGCCACTCCTGAGCAGCTTTCGGCAGTTTATGTGAACAGCATGAAAGGGGAGCAGATCCCCTTGTCTGAGTTTTTCACTGTGAAGTCCACCAGTGGTCCTAGCGTCATCCCTCACTTCAATCTCTATCGTTCAATCAAGATTGATGGAACACCTGCTGTTGGTAAAAGCTCAGGTCAGGCGATTACAGCGATGAAGACGATCTTTAAAGATGCCAACTTGCAAGGGTTGGGATTTGATTGGACTGGTATTTCAAGAGAAGAGGTGAAGGCCGGGTCCTTGGCTGTTGTGATTTTTGCCCTTGGTATTTTGGCGGTGTTCTTGGTGCTCTCAGCACAATATGAAAGTTATTCGGATCCCATCATCATTTTGTTGACGGTACCAACTGCTCTACTTGGTGCCTTGGTGTTTCTAGGTGCTGCCGGTCAGGTTCTGAATATTTACGCCCAGGTGGGTCTTGTGATGCTGATCGGTTTAGCCGGTGGTAATGCGATTTTGATTGTGGATCTTGCCAACCAAAAAATGGGCGAGGGCATTTCAGCCCTTGAAGCTGCTCGATTTGCTGCTCAATCTCGTTTAAGACCGATCTTGATGACTGCCATTTCGTCTTTAACGGGATTCTTGCCTTTGATGCTGGCGAGTGGAGCTGGTGCGCAGAGCCAGTCTTCGCTCGGTTTGGTTGTGTTTGGCGGTCTCTTGGTTGCCACGTTCCTTTCCACCCTGGTGGTTCCTGTGTTCTACGTGGTGATGAAGACGCTTCTAGGTCAGGCGGATGCCAAGCCTGCTGCTGATCCTCAGCTCAGCTAA